A region from the uncultured Draconibacterium sp. genome encodes:
- a CDS encoding PhoH family protein, producing the protein MLSKTKKSKIFVLDTNVILHDHTCIYQFQDNDIILPITVLEELDKFKRGNDLINFQAREFTRVLDEIVGDDIFNGGKSLGVGKGRLRIETGKPFSDELKSSFREDIPDHRILAIAEFTAKNYPKRKTILISKDINLRMKAKSLGIQAEDYKTDQVTDENILDKTVTTYEDFSDALIDQLYQQGSFAKADVKDFYPEANECFIFRGNQSSALARYDSKSERIYRVEKTSAYGIKPRNAEQTFSLNMLMDPEVKLMALTGKAGTGKTLLALAAAIEQHRQYEQILLARPIVALSNRDIGYLPGDASEKINPYMQPLFDNLAVIKHTFNPRSNEYQLIEEMVKDEKLNITPLAYIRGRSLSNAFFIIDEAQNLTPHEIKTIITRAGEGTKMVFTGDLWQIDSPYLDMKSNGLAYMTDRMRNQELFAHINLVKGERSYLAELASNLL; encoded by the coding sequence TATTTACCAGTTCCAGGATAACGACATTATCCTTCCGATTACAGTACTCGAGGAGCTGGACAAATTTAAACGAGGAAACGACCTTATCAACTTTCAGGCACGCGAGTTTACCCGGGTGCTCGATGAAATTGTTGGAGATGACATTTTTAACGGAGGAAAATCACTTGGGGTAGGAAAAGGCAGACTGCGAATTGAAACAGGCAAACCATTTTCCGACGAACTTAAATCTTCGTTCAGAGAAGACATTCCTGACCACAGGATTTTGGCCATTGCAGAGTTTACAGCAAAGAACTACCCTAAACGAAAAACCATTTTAATTAGCAAAGACATTAACCTTCGGATGAAGGCCAAGTCGCTGGGAATACAAGCAGAGGATTATAAAACCGACCAGGTTACCGATGAAAATATTCTGGATAAAACGGTTACGACCTACGAAGATTTTAGCGATGCGCTAATTGACCAATTGTACCAACAAGGATCATTTGCAAAAGCCGATGTTAAAGACTTTTACCCGGAAGCCAATGAATGTTTTATTTTCAGAGGCAACCAATCGAGTGCTTTGGCACGCTACGACAGTAAATCGGAACGAATCTACCGGGTGGAAAAAACCTCGGCTTACGGAATAAAACCCCGAAACGCCGAACAAACCTTTAGCTTAAACATGCTTATGGATCCGGAAGTGAAGCTAATGGCCTTAACAGGTAAAGCAGGAACAGGAAAAACACTGCTGGCATTAGCAGCAGCCATTGAACAGCACCGGCAATACGAACAAATTTTACTGGCCCGGCCAATTGTGGCTTTAAGTAACCGCGATATCGGCTATTTGCCTGGCGATGCTAGCGAAAAAATTAATCCGTATATGCAGCCGCTGTTCGATAACCTTGCGGTAATAAAGCATACCTTTAATCCAAGAAGTAACGAGTACCAGCTTATTGAAGAGATGGTAAAAGATGAAAAACTAAACATTACTCCGCTGGCTTACATTCGCGGACGTAGTTTATCCAATGCCTTTTTTATCATCGATGAAGCACAAAACCTAACCCCTCATGAAATAAAAACCATTATTACACGTGCAGGCGAAGGCACAAAAATGGTATTTACTGGTGACCTTTGGCAGATTGATTCACCTTATCTTGATATGAAATCAAACGGACTGGCGTACATGACCGACCGTATGCGCAATCAGGAATTATTTGCACATATTAACCTGGTAAAAGGCGAACGTAGCTATCTGGCTGAACTGGCAAGTAACTTGCTGTAA
- the mtaB gene encoding tRNA (N(6)-L-threonylcarbamoyladenosine(37)-C(2))-methylthiotransferase MtaB, with product MDYKGKKAAFYTLGCKLNFSETSTIAGSFKEVGFERVDFEEKADVYVINTCSVTNQGDKASRNIVRKAVKQNPNAMVIVVGCYSQLKPDEVGHIEGVDIVLGTQEKFHIPHYLGDLKKRETTEIKTTRLANIKNYHKAFSWGDRTRSFLKVQDGCDYYCSFCTIPYARGRSRNDNIANTIAEAEKAVEKGYKEIILTGVNIGDFGKSTGENFLDLLKALENVNGLKRLRLGSIEPNLLKDEIIELVAGSKVLMPHFHIPLQSGSDEILSLMKRKYSTDLFRKRVEHIRKIVPHAFIGVDVIAGTNGETEHYFQESFDFINSLEISQLHAFTYSERSGTQALKIPWKVEVEERKNRTQKYINLSEKKLRAFYEKHIGTNHTALFEAQKSGEKMHGFTENYIKVEIPYREELVNTLGSVKLKSILRNGNVAVDFIA from the coding sequence ATGGATTACAAGGGGAAGAAAGCTGCTTTTTATACGCTGGGTTGTAAGCTCAATTTTTCAGAAACATCAACCATTGCCGGCTCTTTTAAAGAAGTTGGTTTTGAGCGCGTTGATTTTGAGGAGAAGGCTGATGTGTATGTAATAAACACCTGCTCGGTTACCAACCAGGGCGATAAAGCCAGCCGAAACATCGTGCGCAAAGCTGTAAAGCAAAATCCCAACGCAATGGTAATTGTAGTTGGGTGCTACTCGCAGTTAAAACCCGATGAAGTTGGGCATATCGAAGGTGTTGACATAGTGCTTGGCACCCAGGAAAAATTTCATATTCCGCATTACCTGGGCGATTTAAAAAAGCGCGAAACCACCGAAATAAAAACAACACGTTTAGCCAATATAAAAAACTACCATAAAGCATTTTCGTGGGGCGATCGCACCCGAAGTTTTCTTAAAGTACAGGACGGTTGCGATTATTACTGTTCGTTTTGCACCATACCGTATGCACGTGGCCGAAGCCGTAACGACAATATTGCCAACACCATTGCCGAAGCTGAAAAAGCGGTAGAGAAAGGCTACAAAGAAATAATTCTTACCGGTGTTAATATTGGTGATTTCGGGAAATCAACCGGCGAAAATTTTCTCGACCTGTTAAAAGCACTTGAAAATGTAAATGGACTTAAACGCCTGCGCTTAGGCTCAATTGAACCCAACCTTTTAAAAGACGAAATAATTGAACTGGTTGCAGGTTCAAAAGTACTAATGCCCCATTTCCATATTCCCTTACAATCGGGGTCCGACGAAATACTTTCACTAATGAAACGCAAATATTCCACCGATTTGTTCAGAAAACGAGTGGAACACATTCGGAAAATTGTTCCCCACGCTTTTATTGGTGTTGATGTTATAGCCGGAACCAATGGCGAAACAGAACACTATTTCCAGGAATCATTCGATTTTATCAATAGCCTTGAAATCTCGCAGTTGCATGCCTTTACCTACTCGGAAAGGAGTGGAACACAGGCCCTAAAAATTCCTTGGAAAGTTGAGGTGGAAGAACGTAAAAACCGAACGCAAAAATACATCAATCTCTCTGAGAAGAAATTGCGTGCTTTTTACGAAAAACATATTGGCACAAACCACACAGCACTTTTTGAAGCACAAAAAAGTGGAGAAAAAATGCATGGGTTCACCGAAAATTATATCAAAGTTGAGATCCCCTATCGCGAAGAACTGGTAAACACACTGGGTAGCGTAAAATTAAAATCAATTCTGCGAAACGGAAATGTTGCGGTAGATTTCATCGCTTGA
- a CDS encoding inositol monophosphatase family protein: MDYKELCFQVQDIAHSTGNFIRGEQKKINEKNIEIKSVASLVTYVDKNAEKQIVEALKLLLPEAGFVAEEGTADSNNEKYTWFIDPLDGTTNYLHGLAPHSVSIALAEDNELVLGVVYEIGADEMFYAWKNGPAYCNGEIIEAAKRAKSEDALIATGFPYYAFDKVDDYIDAMKHLMKSTRGIRRFGSAAIDLCYVASGRFDAFYEHALHAWDVAAGVFILQQAGGKTTDFNGGTNWLFGGELVSASNAYFPEFFSIVNKYLGSK, from the coding sequence ATGGACTACAAGGAACTATGCTTTCAGGTGCAGGATATTGCGCACAGCACCGGAAATTTTATTCGGGGCGAGCAAAAAAAGATTAACGAAAAAAACATTGAAATAAAAAGCGTTGCCAGCCTGGTAACTTATGTGGATAAAAACGCAGAAAAACAAATCGTAGAAGCCTTAAAACTGTTACTCCCTGAGGCTGGATTTGTGGCTGAAGAAGGCACAGCCGATTCGAACAATGAAAAATACACCTGGTTTATCGATCCGCTTGACGGAACAACCAATTACCTTCATGGACTTGCACCTCACTCGGTAAGCATTGCATTGGCCGAAGACAACGAGTTAGTGCTGGGTGTAGTTTATGAAATTGGCGCCGACGAAATGTTTTATGCCTGGAAAAATGGTCCGGCCTACTGCAATGGTGAAATTATTGAAGCTGCCAAACGAGCAAAATCGGAGGATGCACTTATTGCAACAGGCTTTCCATATTATGCTTTTGATAAAGTTGATGATTATATTGATGCAATGAAACACCTGATGAAATCGACCCGCGGTATTCGCCGCTTTGGGTCGGCCGCAATTGATTTGTGTTATGTTGCTTCAGGCAGGTTCGATGCTTTTTACGAGCATGCACTACATGCCTGGGATGTGGCAGCCGGTGTATTTATTTTACAGCAGGCTGGCGGAAAAACCACTGATTTTAACGGCGGTACCAATTGGTTATTTGGTGGCGAACTGGTTTCAGCCAGCAACGCTTATTTCCCCGAATTTTTTAGTATCGTAAACAAATACCTCGGTTCTAAATAA
- a CDS encoding glycosyltransferase family 2 protein — protein sequence MSKEKKIAVVILNWNGVELFPDFLPSVIENSSGNNTEIIIADNGSTDNSLDYLKENFPEITRLDLKQNYGFAKGYNMALSQIEADYFVLLNSDVKVDKNWIHPCIEHFEQDEKVVAVQPKVLSYNQPELFEYAGAAGGFIDKFGYPFCRGRILDYCEKDEKQYEKSSEIFWATGACMFVRAEVFKNSGGLDADFWAHMEEIDLCWRLKNQGYKIMYEPKSTIYHLGGGSLEYGNPKKVFLNFRNNLYMLYKNLPKKGFCFSLLTRLVLDGVAALKFLAGGETKAFGAVLKAHRDFYKNLGALRKKRKELVQLSTVNKHEQMFDKSIMWQFFIQKKHKFANLNFNPE from the coding sequence ATGAGCAAAGAAAAAAAAATTGCTGTTGTTATTCTTAACTGGAACGGCGTTGAACTTTTTCCTGATTTTTTACCATCCGTAATTGAAAATTCAAGTGGCAACAACACGGAGATTATTATTGCCGACAATGGCTCAACCGACAACTCGCTGGACTATCTGAAGGAAAACTTTCCCGAGATTACCCGTCTTGATTTAAAACAAAATTATGGCTTTGCCAAAGGCTATAACATGGCATTAAGCCAAATTGAAGCCGATTATTTTGTACTACTAAACTCGGATGTTAAAGTTGATAAAAACTGGATTCACCCCTGTATCGAACATTTTGAACAAGATGAAAAAGTAGTGGCCGTTCAGCCTAAAGTTTTAAGTTATAACCAACCTGAACTTTTTGAATACGCCGGAGCTGCCGGAGGTTTTATCGATAAATTTGGCTACCCCTTTTGCCGCGGACGCATTTTGGACTATTGCGAAAAAGACGAAAAACAATACGAAAAGTCATCTGAAATATTCTGGGCAACAGGCGCTTGCATGTTTGTTCGGGCGGAAGTATTTAAAAACTCGGGCGGTTTGGATGCCGATTTTTGGGCACACATGGAAGAAATTGATTTGTGCTGGCGATTAAAAAACCAGGGCTATAAAATTATGTACGAACCTAAAAGTACAATTTATCACCTTGGAGGTGGCAGCCTCGAATATGGCAATCCCAAAAAGGTATTTTTAAACTTTCGGAACAACCTGTACATGCTATATAAAAACCTGCCAAAAAAAGGGTTTTGTTTTTCCCTGTTAACTCGTTTGGTTTTAGACGGGGTTGCTGCGCTAAAATTTTTGGCTGGCGGCGAAACCAAAGCATTTGGAGCTGTGCTAAAAGCACATCGCGATTTTTACAAAAACCTGGGGGCTTTACGCAAAAAAAGAAAAGAGCTAGTGCAGTTATCAACCGTTAACAAACACGAACAAATGTTTGATAAAAGTATAATGTGGCAGTTTTTTATTCAGAAAAAGCATAAATTTGCCAATCTGAATTTCAATCCGGAATAA
- a CDS encoding thioesterase family protein yields the protein MQKLKFTEPIYTYHIDFVGHVNNIIYIQWMENGRMHFLDAIGFPATQLAAEEGIVPVLTDTQITYKRPFFLGDEVHVEMWVSKMNNASALMEFRFFNQKKELCATGQQKGLFIDRKNMRPKRISPEHRVAFEKFLIEE from the coding sequence ATGCAAAAATTAAAATTTACCGAACCCATTTATACCTACCACATTGATTTTGTCGGTCACGTTAACAACATTATTTACATTCAGTGGATGGAAAATGGCCGTATGCATTTTCTGGATGCAATTGGGTTTCCGGCAACTCAATTGGCTGCAGAAGAAGGAATTGTTCCGGTACTGACCGACACCCAAATTACCTACAAACGTCCTTTCTTTTTAGGCGATGAGGTGCATGTTGAAATGTGGGTTTCAAAGATGAATAATGCATCCGCATTAATGGAATTTCGTTTTTTCAACCAAAAGAAAGAATTGTGTGCCACTGGCCAGCAAAAAGGACTTTTCATTGACAGAAAAAATATGCGCCCCAAAAGAATAAGCCCGGAACACCGAGTTGCTTTTGAGAAATTTCTGATTGAGGAATAA
- a CDS encoding hybrid sensor histidine kinase/response regulator, with translation MIEEKTKKHTLLIIDDEIAITNSLFRQFRRKYNVFAVNNANDAFPILDKIDVQVIVSDQRMPGLTGVDFFKRIKDKYPDTLKLILSGYSDLDAVIGAINEGQVFRFLTKPWNPMELELALDEAFEKYDLISSNRKLMQELATINSQLEEKVKERTSELERANEKLTSLNIEKNKYVGIVAHDLRNPIGSAQSFAGLLVDDYDDFSKDEKLRFLAIINERCTYALNLIASFLDVSKIEAGIFELNMEKHDYIQFVNEIVNQHTLFAKNKSQEIIFNGQIAKLEFLFDKDKLEQVLSNLLSNAIKYSFPGKNMEVKVALEKKKVVTQVIDSGQGIPNDEISNLFNPYLGTSVKATAGEKSTGLGLVIVKRIVEAHDGTIEVISTPGKGSVFTISLPYNGA, from the coding sequence ATGATAGAAGAAAAGACTAAAAAGCATACCTTACTAATAATTGATGATGAAATTGCAATTACCAATTCATTATTTCGTCAATTCAGAAGGAAATACAATGTTTTTGCAGTTAACAACGCAAACGATGCATTCCCGATATTAGACAAAATAGATGTTCAGGTTATTGTATCTGACCAACGGATGCCTGGGTTAACGGGTGTCGATTTTTTCAAAAGAATAAAAGATAAATATCCGGATACTTTAAAACTAATATTAAGTGGTTACTCCGATTTGGATGCAGTAATTGGAGCGATTAACGAAGGACAAGTATTTCGTTTTTTAACCAAACCCTGGAATCCGATGGAGTTGGAATTGGCTTTGGATGAGGCCTTTGAAAAATATGACCTGATAAGCAGTAATCGTAAATTAATGCAAGAACTTGCAACTATTAATTCGCAGCTCGAAGAAAAAGTAAAAGAAAGAACTTCAGAGCTGGAGAGAGCCAATGAAAAACTCACGAGCCTAAATATTGAAAAGAATAAATACGTGGGAATAGTTGCTCACGATTTACGTAATCCCATCGGTTCTGCTCAATCATTTGCCGGATTGCTGGTTGATGATTATGATGATTTCTCGAAAGATGAAAAATTGCGTTTTTTAGCAATAATAAACGAACGTTGTACCTATGCACTTAATCTGATTGCCAGTTTTTTAGATGTTTCGAAAATTGAAGCAGGTATTTTTGAACTGAATATGGAAAAACACGATTACATTCAGTTTGTTAATGAAATTGTTAATCAACACACACTATTTGCAAAGAATAAATCTCAGGAAATCATTTTTAATGGGCAAATTGCTAAGTTGGAGTTCTTATTCGATAAAGACAAATTGGAGCAGGTATTAAGTAATTTGTTAAGTAATGCGATTAAATATTCATTTCCTGGTAAAAACATGGAAGTAAAAGTGGCCCTTGAGAAAAAGAAAGTTGTTACTCAGGTAATCGATAGCGGGCAAGGTATTCCGAACGATGAAATTTCAAATTTATTTAATCCGTATTTGGGTACTTCGGTTAAAGCAACTGCAGGCGAAAAATCAACAGGATTAGGACTTGTTATTGTGAAAAGGATTGTTGAAGCGCACGATGGTACTATTGAGGTGATTAGTACTCCAGGCAAAGGGTCGGTATTTACAATTAGTTTGCCTTATAATGGCGCTTAG
- a CDS encoding ATP-binding protein, which translates to MGDYTRIADWENTIAELVKDSMSVAFGVFGNTGKLLDANEAMCTLLDTSKQELNPGNSFINPTLSQLEGTNGEVVFEGLLTIGNYSDISYVLSSKIIRRDNVFFVLAEVDIKKLFDENSKMSELNREVNNLQRKLIKEKKKLQITLDELKETQQMLIHSEKMNAMGQLVAGVAHEINNPLAFVLNNIYSLKNYTGEIIESYKKVENVLAEKASSDIIELVQTIKEEDEIEYLTQDIVEIVEETKNGVDRAVKIVADLRRFSRLDESDVKHIDLIENIHSTLSIIRSEITKKNIQLEFNSNKKLELDCFPGQLNQAILNILANSIYAVENGGRIDLTVVEQKHTVTILIADNGCGIADENIGKVFNPFFTTKPVGEGTGLGLSITYKIITDLHKGTIKIDSIPGRGTEVLIEIPKFIVA; encoded by the coding sequence ATGGGAGACTACACTCGAATAGCTGACTGGGAAAATACGATTGCAGAACTGGTTAAGGACTCAATGTCAGTCGCTTTTGGTGTATTTGGCAATACTGGTAAACTGCTCGATGCAAATGAGGCCATGTGTACTTTGCTCGATACATCGAAACAAGAATTAAACCCCGGGAACTCGTTTATTAATCCTACTTTATCTCAATTGGAAGGTACCAACGGAGAAGTTGTTTTTGAAGGCTTGTTAACCATTGGCAATTATTCGGATATCAGCTATGTGCTAAGCTCTAAAATTATCAGAAGAGACAATGTTTTTTTTGTATTGGCAGAAGTTGATATAAAGAAGTTGTTTGATGAGAACAGCAAAATGAGTGAGTTAAACAGAGAGGTTAATAATTTGCAACGTAAATTGATTAAGGAAAAAAAGAAGTTGCAAATTACGCTTGATGAATTAAAGGAAACTCAACAAATGCTCATTCATTCAGAAAAAATGAACGCAATGGGGCAATTAGTTGCTGGTGTGGCCCACGAAATAAACAATCCGCTTGCCTTTGTTCTGAATAATATTTATTCATTAAAAAATTATACCGGAGAAATAATTGAGTCGTATAAAAAAGTAGAAAATGTACTTGCTGAAAAGGCTTCTTCTGATATTATAGAATTGGTGCAAACCATAAAAGAGGAAGATGAAATTGAGTATTTAACTCAGGATATTGTTGAAATTGTTGAGGAAACAAAGAATGGGGTGGATAGGGCCGTGAAAATTGTTGCCGATTTGCGACGATTCTCTCGTTTGGACGAATCGGATGTAAAACACATTGATTTAATTGAGAACATTCATTCTACACTTTCAATAATCCGATCGGAAATTACAAAAAAGAACATACAACTTGAGTTTAATTCGAACAAGAAGCTGGAACTGGACTGTTTCCCGGGGCAATTAAACCAGGCAATTTTGAATATTTTGGCAAATTCAATTTATGCTGTTGAAAATGGGGGGCGTATTGATCTTACTGTTGTTGAGCAAAAGCATACTGTTACAATATTGATTGCAGACAATGGTTGTGGAATAGCCGATGAAAATATCGGAAAAGTTTTTAATCCATTCTTTACAACAAAACCAGTTGGTGAAGGAACCGGATTGGGATTAAGTATTACGTACAAAATAATTACCGATTTGCATAAAGGAACTATTAAAATTGACTCTATACCCGGAAGGGGAACTGAGGTGCTTATTGAAATTCCAAAATTTATTGTAGCATGA
- a CDS encoding cobalamin-dependent protein (Presence of a B(12) (cobalamin)-binding domain implies dependence on cobalamin itself, in one of its several forms, or in some unusual lineages, dependence on a cobalamin-like analog.), producing the protein MEGKMHNYSGKYLECLLRGNRSACSRLVHRFLKENNSINDLYENVLKVALYDIGVLWENNKISVATEHLATAITEGILNELFEQIISTNRFNRKVVLTCVENERHQVGIKMVADVYEMQGWESYFLGTGIPTHELKRYLREEEPEILAISLSIYFNYKKLIHTIEAVRADFPNLLIIVGGQAFNHVNVSALEKIDKVFYFHDLYVLEQFIKSINKDRK; encoded by the coding sequence ATGGAAGGAAAAATGCATAACTATTCTGGGAAATACCTTGAGTGTTTATTGAGAGGGAATAGAAGTGCATGTTCTCGGTTGGTACATCGGTTTTTGAAAGAAAACAATTCCATAAACGATTTATATGAAAATGTTCTTAAAGTAGCACTTTATGATATTGGGGTACTTTGGGAGAACAATAAAATAAGTGTTGCGACAGAACACCTTGCGACGGCTATAACCGAAGGTATCTTGAACGAATTGTTTGAACAAATAATTTCGACAAATCGATTTAATAGGAAGGTTGTTCTTACTTGTGTCGAAAATGAAAGACATCAGGTAGGAATAAAAATGGTAGCCGATGTTTATGAAATGCAAGGATGGGAAAGTTATTTCCTGGGGACTGGAATTCCAACACATGAACTTAAACGATACCTTAGGGAAGAGGAACCTGAAATTTTGGCTATTTCATTAAGTATTTATTTCAACTACAAAAAACTCATTCATACTATAGAAGCTGTTAGAGCTGATTTTCCAAACCTACTGATCATTGTTGGAGGGCAGGCTTTTAACCATGTCAATGTTTCGGCATTGGAAAAAATAGATAAGGTATTTTATTTTCATGATTTGTACGTTCTTGAACAATTTATAAAATCAATAAATAAGGATAGAAAATAA